The following nucleotide sequence is from Trifolium pratense cultivar HEN17-A07 linkage group LG2, ARS_RC_1.1, whole genome shotgun sequence.
ATATTCCTTCGTCACCATCTCCATGGGGATCTCAAAATTGAATATCTTATTGTAAAAGATCCACTTGACCTATGGAATAGTTTAAAGGAAAGATATGACCATCAAAAGACTATAATTCTTCCAAATGCTCGTCACGAGTGGTTGCACCTACGCTTACAAGATTATAAAACTGTAACGGCGTATAATTCTGCGGTATGCCGCATCACTTCTCTATTGAAATTATGTGGAGAAAATGTAAGTGATCAAGATATGCTAGAAAAAACTTTCTCCACATTTCATGCTTCCAATGTGCTATTGCAGCAACAATATAGAGAAAGGGGTTTTACAAAATACTCTGACTTAATTGCTTGTCTTTTGCTAGCTGAACAAAACAACGAACTTCTAATGAAAAACCATGAAGTTCGACTCACTGGTGCCGCtgcattcccagaagtgaatgtagcAACACATGATCACTATGGACAAACTCGTGGTCGTGGTCGAGGTCGCGGTCACGGTCGTGGTCGTGGTCGTGGACAAGGTCGTGGCCGTGGTACTAGTCATGGCCATGTTAATTTCAAAAACCCTGCTTCACACCAGAAGTGGAAGAATGAAAAacatgaaaaaggaaaaggTGGGCAAAATAGCAAAACTATTGAAAGCAATTGTCGTCGTTGTGGAAGTAAGGGTCATTGGTCCCGTAACTGCACTACACCAAAGCATCTTGTTGACCTTTATCATCAATCActgaaaaataaaggaaaaaatattgaGACTCATTTTGCTTATGAAGATGGTGACTTCGATTATGATATGGATCCTGCTCATTTAGATCTTGCTGATTTCTTTGCGGATCcagagaaaaaaattgatcatcTTAATGGAGAAGGAAGCACCATGAAATAGATTTCTTTTACtttcatgaaaaataaaagtcatGTTTATGTTCCCTTTTGTCAAGAGTTTGaatgtgtttttaatttcctttgttttttttgtttttgacaacaAGTTGAGTGTGTTTTAATTCCCTTGTTATTGGCAATGAAATTTTAAGTCTTTAGGAATACATTTTATCCTTTGTTATTTTTCAAACTTCATATAATCAACACTCATTATTAGAATTATTAGAATTATAATCCTGCTAATTATTCCCTTGTTATTTTTCAAACTTCAAATTAGAATTTCAGTCGCAAATGGCTAAAagacacatataatcaacactCATTATTTACTATAACTATGTCATTATTTACTTGATTAATTctcttttaaagaaaataaactgTAACTAGCATCGTTTTATAATTAGTGCTATTCACTACAATGATGCAGTAATATGATTTGTGCAacgttttataattaatttttttttcagttcactaataatataatatttaataaccttcttttatctattttttttagaatgagTATCGATACTAGCATCAAAGGAGATATGTGTCTTGCTGATAGTGCAACTACCCACACAATtctcaaagaaaagaaatatttttcttaCTTAGTAAAGCGAGAAACCAATGTTAATACCATATCTGGAACTACAAAAATAATTGAAGGCTCCGGAAGAGCTAATGTATCATTATATGGAGGAACAAATTTATGTATTGAAAATGCATTATATTCCTCAAAGTCTCAAAGAAATTTATTGAGTTTCAAGGATATCCGCCTAAATGGGTACCATCttgaaacaagaaatgaagaAGGTATTGAATACCTTTGTATCACAAAACgtgatttaaataaaatatctatATTGGAAAAATTACCCGCCTTCTCATGTGGTTTGTACTACACTTATATTAGTACAATCGAAACACATATAACCGTAAACCAGAAGTTTGCGAATCATAATAAATTTGTTGTTTGGCACGACCGGTTGGGTCATCCCGGATCTATAATGATGCGAAAAATAGTTGAAAATTCATGTGGTCATCAATTGAAGAACCATGAGATTCTTCAGTCCAACAAGTTTTCATGTACATCTTGTTCACAAGGGAAGTTAATAATTCGACcatcaccaataaaaattagaaatgaGTCTATAAATTGTTTAGAACGAATACATGGTGATATTTGTGGGCCAATACACCCACCATGTGGACCATTTagatattttatgattttaattgatgcatcaaccaGATGGTCACATGTTTGTTTGTTGTCAACTCGTAACCAGGCGTTTGCGAGATTGCTAGCTCAACTAATTCGAATAAGAGCTCACTTCCATGATTACCCCATCAAGAAAATACGTCTTGATAATGCTGCTGAATTTTCATCTCAAGCATTTAATGATTATTGTATGTCCATTGGAATTGAAATTGAGCATCCTGTAGCACATGTTCATACACAAAATGGACTTGCAGAATCTTTTATTAAGCATATAAAATTAATTGCAAGGCCACTTCTCATGAGAAGCAAACTTCCAATATCCACTTGGGGACATGCAATTCTACATGCTGCAACATTGATTCGCATCAGGCCAACTAGTTATCATAATTCTTCCCctttaaaattagtttttggTCAAGAACCTAATATTTCTCATATAAGAATTTTCGGATGTGCGGTATATGTTCCAATTTCCCAACCACACCGCACTAAGATGGGTCCTCAAAGAAAGTTGGGAATATATATTGgatatgaatctccatctattataaaGTATCTTGAACCAACAACAGGAGATTTATTTACAGCTCGATTTGCTGATTGTCATTTTGATGAATCAAATTTCCCAACTTTAGGGGGAGATAACATGCAGTTAGGAAAAGAGATCAGTTGGAATGAATTATCATTGTCTCATCTTGATCCTCGAACTAAACAATGTGAACtagaagttcaaaagataattcatttacAAAGCTTGGCAAATCAATTACCAAATGCATTTACTGATCCTAAAGGTGTGACTAAATCTTATATaccagctgctaatgctccaataaaaataGATATCCCTGTTGGAAAATCTATTATTGCAAACGAGTCTCAACCGCGCTTGAAGCGTGGTAGACCAGTcggttcaaaagataaaaatcaTCGAATAAAAAAAGGAGCTAAAAATAAAGATGACCCAAGCGAGGAAATAGAAGCTCTAAAAGAGCCTTCAGACATGATTAATATTTCAGCTCTAGAAGAGACTGATCAGGTACCTGAAAatcatgaaaataaagagatctcgatAAATTATGTCACAAATGGAATACAATGGAACCGACATAAAATCAACGTTGATGATGTTTTTgcatataatatagcgctaaaTGTGATAAATGATAACGAGGATCATGAACCAAAGTCTATTAAAGATTGTAGACAAAGTGAGAATTGGCCAAAATGGAAAGATGCAATTGAAGCAGAATTAAACTCTCTTTCCAAAAGAAATGTGTTTGGACCTGTAGTCCGAACACCTGAAGGTGTAAAACCAGTCGGATACAAATGGGTTTTTGTGCGAAAGCGAAATGAGAATGGTGAAATTGCGAGATACAAAGCAAGACTCGTCGCTCAAGGATTCTCTCAGAGACCTGGAATTGATTTTAATGAGACATATTCGCCTGTAGTTGATGCAACTACTTTTCGCTATTTAATTAGCCTTGTAACACATGAAGGGCTAAACTTGCACATGATGGATGTCGTTACAGCTTATTTATATGGCTCACTTGATAGTAATATTTACATGAAACTCCCTGAAGGATTTAATTTGCCTGATGAATATAGTTCAGGATCTCGAGAAAACTACTCCATCAAATTGAACAAGTCCCTTTATGGACTAAAACAATCAGGACGCATGTGGTATAATCGTCTCAGTGAATATTTACTAAAAGAGGGGTTTAAAAATGATTCCATTTGTCCATGTATTTTCATGAAAAGATCGGGAAATGAATTTGCTATAATTGCagtctatgttgatgacataaaTA
It contains:
- the LOC123904156 gene encoding uncharacterized protein LOC123904156 is translated as MANLSKLEFEALDITGKNYLPWALDVEIHLDAEGNGDTIKEGNNSSAQQKAKAMIFLRHHLHGDLKIEYLIVKDPLDLWNSLKERYDHQKTIILPNARHEWLHLRLQDYKTVTAYNSAVCRITSLLKLCGENVSDQDMLEKTFSTFHASNVLLQQQYRERGFTKYSDLIACLLLAEQNNELLMKNHEVRLTGAAAFPEVNVATHDHYGQTRGRGRGRGHGRGRGRGQGRGRGTSHGHVNFKNPASHQKWKNEKHEKGKGGQNSKTIESNCRRCGSKGHWSRNCTTPKHLVDLYHQSLKNKGKNIETHFAYEDGDFDYDMDPAHLDLADFFADPEKKIDHLNGEGSTMK